Genomic segment of Archaeoglobus neptunius:
ATTTCTTCTGGCCAAATTTTAAAAATGTAACTCCAATAAATGTTTTATATATCACCACCGGACTTATCTCATGCATCCGATTGGCGTTGATATTGGGACGAATTACACAAAAATAACCGCAGATGGAAGAAACGTGCTTGTTTATCCTTCAATTGTTGCTTACGGTGAAGAGAAAGACTGGAGCCTGAAGGGGGAGACCAAAAGTGTTTACGTTGGTGACGAGGCGCTTTCAATCGTCCAGTCTATGGAGAACGTTGAGGTTCTGAGACCCCTCTATGAGGGCAGGGTTCTTCATGAATCCTACCTTGAGCTTGCCAGATACGGGTTGAAAAAGATCGGGAGTAAGGAAGGTGCCATAATAGCAACGGGTTTGCCTGTAAAATCGTCGCGAAAGGAGAGAGAAGAGTTGAAAAAAGAGATGGAGACGGAACTGAAGGCGCAGGTGCTGATTTTCCCCGAACCGGTTGGTACGATGGCATACATGGGCATTGAAACGGGAGTGTGTGTGGACATAGGGTTCGGAACGACCGATGTGCTCGTCATAGCAGACATGGAGTTTCTTAAGGGCGATACGATGCTCATGGGGGTCGACAAGCTGTACGAGAATCTCGAGGTCGCCGTTAGAAACAGAGTTGGAATCAGCATCACTCCCGAGGAAATGACAAAGCTTCTCACGACGGAAGGTTTCGAAATAGGAAGGATCAGAGGTGGCAAAAAGGTCAGTGTAAGCAGAGATGAAATTATGCCTGAATATGAGAAGCTTCTCAGCTCATGGGTCGAGAGAATTGCGAACAGGGTAAAGCTCGTGCTGGAGGGACTGTCAACCATGCTGATAGAGAACTTCACGATCACAGGCGGTGGAAGTCTCCTTCCCGGTGTTTACGAGATGTTTCAGGACAGTTTTGCGGACATCGGTGAGATAAAGAGGCCT
This window contains:
- a CDS encoding rod shape-determining protein, with translation MHPIGVDIGTNYTKITADGRNVLVYPSIVAYGEEKDWSLKGETKSVYVGDEALSIVQSMENVEVLRPLYEGRVLHESYLELARYGLKKIGSKEGAIIATGLPVKSSRKEREELKKEMETELKAQVLIFPEPVGTMAYMGIETGVCVDIGFGTTDVLVIADMEFLKGDTMLMGVDKLYENLEVAVRNRVGISITPEEMTKLLTTEGFEIGRIRGGKKVSVSRDEIMPEYEKLLSSWVERIANRVKLVLEGLSTMLIENFTITGGGSLLPGVYEMFQDSFADIGEIKRPDDPLRANSVGYYLLAKAMAGENAERKEESDVEILDAGDKEVKKGRKSKK